A single region of the Bacillus cereus genome encodes:
- a CDS encoding agmatine deiminase family protein, whose translation MKKVVKLCLIATLSTAIISGCSFEGNNENAKGKEGEKVEVQKNVGKYTMPDEKDKHEGTWLQWPHEYTYGQEYKQEVEPIWVKMASTLTEGEKVHIVAYDQEEKERINKLLTDEGLNMEKIDFFIAPTDDVWARDSGPIFVYDNNKNLKILDPAFNGWGKKTPYKNDARVRENVSKQLGIERIDWGKFVLEGGAIELDSNGTALLTRSAVTNKNRNPDLSEKEIEKYISDLGVTNFIWLDGVPNLDITDFHIDGFAKFHDKSTIVTMKEDDLAEWGLSNKDMDKLLDAKNASGKKYKYEYLPLSKDKVTLEGGKTLDYKGSYINYYIGNKVVLVPNYNDPNDKIANDTIQKLYPDRKVVGIDVRELYKNGGMIHCVTQQQPIQLK comes from the coding sequence ATGAAAAAAGTAGTAAAGCTTTGTTTAATAGCTACATTATCTACAGCGATTATTAGTGGATGTTCTTTTGAAGGGAATAATGAAAATGCTAAAGGGAAAGAGGGTGAAAAAGTAGAGGTACAGAAAAACGTTGGGAAATATACGATGCCGGATGAAAAAGATAAACATGAAGGTACATGGTTACAATGGCCACATGAATACACATACGGTCAAGAGTATAAACAAGAAGTGGAACCTATTTGGGTTAAGATGGCAAGTACTTTAACTGAGGGTGAAAAAGTCCACATTGTTGCGTATGATCAGGAAGAAAAAGAGCGAATTAATAAGCTTTTAACAGATGAAGGGCTAAATATGGAGAAGATTGATTTCTTTATAGCGCCTACTGATGATGTATGGGCAAGAGATAGTGGACCAATTTTTGTTTATGACAATAATAAAAATCTAAAAATATTAGATCCAGCATTTAATGGTTGGGGGAAGAAAACGCCTTATAAAAATGATGCCCGTGTACGTGAGAATGTTAGTAAACAATTAGGGATTGAAAGAATTGATTGGGGGAAATTCGTCCTTGAAGGTGGCGCAATTGAATTAGACAGCAATGGGACTGCTTTATTAACTCGAAGTGCAGTAACGAATAAAAATAGAAATCCTGATTTATCAGAAAAGGAAATTGAAAAATATATAAGTGACCTTGGGGTGACAAACTTTATTTGGTTAGATGGAGTACCTAATTTAGATATTACGGATTTTCATATTGATGGATTTGCTAAATTCCATGATAAATCTACCATTGTAACGATGAAAGAAGATGACTTGGCTGAATGGGGCTTGTCAAACAAAGATATGGATAAATTGTTAGATGCAAAAAATGCTTCAGGAAAGAAATATAAATATGAATACTTACCGCTTAGTAAAGATAAAGTTACTTTAGAAGGTGGAAAAACTCTCGATTATAAGGGATCGTATATCAATTATTATATTGGGAATAAAGTTGTATTGGTGCCTAACTATAATGACCCAAATGACAAAATCGCAAACGATACGATTCAGAAGTTATACCCGGATCGTAAAGTAGTCGGTATTGATGTGAGAGAGCTTTATAAAAATGGCGGAATGATTCATTGTGTTACACAGCAACAACCGATTCAATTGAAGTAA
- a CDS encoding bestrophin family protein, producing the protein MVHYNNQNSLHQIFTLKGTVIRDIFPQILLYICISTIVTVINYYYVEIKINQTPWVIVGGALGLLLVFRTNTAYDRYWEGRKLFGAIGACTRNLAVSFLCHWESEGKKTDQEKLKFFHLLIAFPKIAKGHLRDEKDLSEIKALLDICSEKEKEILTGSIHLPISIVFMLKTILSKGLKTGQIHPNAIINMEADLNNLLTAVGGCDRIKTTPIPFAYFAHIKILLLIFCGTLSIGLVDSLGWVTVLATAFISFAFIGIEAIGVEIEDPFGQDPNDLPLEGICIGVETHLLNLYNQNGLFEVMDMNLDKKII; encoded by the coding sequence ATGGTTCATTACAATAATCAAAATAGTTTACATCAAATATTTACATTAAAGGGAACAGTTATAAGAGATATTTTCCCGCAAATTTTATTATATATATGTATTTCAACGATAGTAACTGTAATTAATTATTATTATGTAGAAATAAAAATTAATCAAACACCTTGGGTAATTGTTGGAGGAGCTTTAGGTTTACTGTTAGTTTTTCGTACTAACACTGCCTATGATAGGTACTGGGAAGGTAGAAAGTTATTTGGCGCGATTGGTGCCTGTACTAGAAATTTAGCAGTTAGTTTTTTATGTCATTGGGAGTCTGAAGGGAAAAAGACGGATCAGGAAAAGCTAAAATTTTTCCATTTATTAATTGCTTTTCCAAAGATAGCGAAAGGACATTTGAGAGACGAAAAAGATTTATCTGAAATAAAAGCATTGCTTGATATTTGTTCTGAGAAGGAAAAAGAAATATTGACTGGGTCTATTCATTTACCGATTAGTATAGTTTTTATGTTAAAAACTATACTATCAAAAGGTTTGAAAACGGGTCAAATTCATCCCAATGCAATAATTAATATGGAAGCTGATCTGAATAATCTGCTTACGGCTGTGGGTGGATGTGATCGTATCAAAACAACGCCTATTCCTTTTGCATATTTTGCTCATATTAAAATTTTACTGCTCATATTTTGCGGGACTTTATCGATTGGTCTTGTTGATAGCCTTGGGTGGGTTACAGTACTTGCAACTGCGTTTATAAGTTTTGCATTTATAGGGATTGAAGCAATAGGGGTTGAAATTGAAGATCCATTTGGTCAGGACCCAAACGACCTTCCACTAGAAGGGATTTGTATAGGGGTAGAAACACATTTATTAAACTTATATAATCAAAACGGTCTGTTCGAAGTAATGGATATGAATCTTGATAAAAAAATCATCTAA
- a CDS encoding agmatine deiminase family protein produces MRNIENSLFYMPAEWEKHEGTWLQWPHDKTHRGEGYRAKLDDIWITMAKELHYGENVHIVVYDEEEKTHVQSKLIEAKVNMDNIDFLVQKTDDIWIRDNGPIFVKDKEENLCLTHWVFNGWGDKYPYENDAVIPAEISEMYSIPKVKSSVCIEGGGIEVNGNGTLMAAKTSIINENRNPTRSQKEIEMELTKYLGVTNFIWITGIRGEDNYDEDTDYHIDGAARFVNENTILYEYDPFGEGESYLLEAYEKHYQELRQARNIDGSPFQLIPVPVTRKVVKEADCKGSYLNFYIGNEVVLVPIYGDEHDKLGLQIIEGQFPGRRIVGIHVNALYAYGGMIHCVTQQHLE; encoded by the coding sequence ATGAGAAATATAGAAAATAGTTTGTTTTATATGCCTGCAGAATGGGAGAAACATGAGGGGACATGGCTCCAATGGCCTCATGATAAAACGCATAGAGGTGAAGGTTACAGAGCTAAGTTAGATGATATTTGGATAACGATGGCGAAGGAGCTTCATTACGGAGAGAATGTGCATATTGTTGTATATGATGAAGAAGAAAAAACACATGTCCAATCGAAGCTAATTGAAGCGAAAGTCAATATGGATAACATTGATTTTTTAGTTCAAAAAACTGATGATATATGGATAAGAGATAATGGACCGATATTTGTAAAAGATAAGGAAGAAAATCTCTGCTTAACCCACTGGGTCTTTAATGGTTGGGGGGATAAATATCCGTATGAAAATGATGCTGTTATTCCGGCCGAAATAAGTGAAATGTATAGCATTCCAAAAGTTAAATCTAGTGTCTGTATAGAGGGCGGGGGAATTGAGGTAAACGGAAACGGGACCTTAATGGCAGCGAAAACTTCTATTATAAATGAGAATCGAAATCCTACACGAAGTCAGAAAGAGATTGAAATGGAGTTGACTAAATATTTAGGAGTAACGAATTTTATATGGATAACCGGTATTCGCGGTGAAGATAATTATGATGAAGATACAGATTATCATATTGATGGTGCAGCACGTTTTGTAAATGAAAATACGATTCTTTATGAATATGATCCTTTCGGGGAAGGTGAATCATACCTTTTGGAAGCGTACGAAAAGCATTATCAAGAATTGCGACAGGCAAGAAATATAGATGGAAGTCCATTTCAACTCATCCCAGTACCAGTAACAAGAAAAGTGGTAAAAGAGGCAGACTGTAAAGGTTCGTATTTGAATTTCTATATTGGCAATGAAGTTGTATTGGTTCCTATATACGGTGATGAACATGATAAGTTAGGACTGCAAATCATTGAAGGGCAGTTTCCAGGAAGAAGAATCGTTGGTATTCATGTAAATGCACTGTATGCGTATGGTGGTATGATTCATTGTGTGACGCAGCAGCATTTAGAGTAA
- a CDS encoding serine hydrolase domain-containing protein codes for MFKKWLIVFFIFAVFCGSVAALTYANKDKKYNLKAFSGYKNKFENDKPKVDANQQKRYEIAAVKLDQYLKDKGFNGSVLVASKDHVILRKGYGYANVKDNVLTTPRTKYRIGSITKTVVAISIMQLREKGKLNIEDNVNKYIPSFPADKNITLRNLLTHTSGLPEQGQGSVDAASRLKLVTWIGAQTLQFPAGTGWRYTDYNYMVLAYIVEKITNEPLADYVKENIFTPVGMHESGMGATFPGDMFLAEGYTKKDNELVATPRLRMNWLYGCGEMYTTVDDMKRLDEAIMDGKLLSKQSLSDMFTVSPARKYGFSFYIYPDYYHNHGVLAGWNTFNNFNWDKRTFVILFSNVQNGMNDTFNQEFRKLANDLIEGK; via the coding sequence ATGTTTAAGAAATGGCTAATTGTTTTCTTTATTTTTGCTGTTTTTTGTGGGAGTGTCGCTGCACTAACATATGCAAATAAAGATAAGAAATATAATTTGAAGGCATTTTCAGGTTATAAGAATAAATTTGAAAATGATAAACCGAAAGTCGATGCGAATCAGCAAAAACGTTATGAGATTGCAGCAGTAAAACTAGATCAATATTTAAAAGATAAAGGATTTAATGGGAGTGTTCTTGTAGCTAGTAAAGACCATGTAATTTTAAGAAAAGGTTACGGGTATGCGAATGTAAAAGATAATGTATTAACAACGCCAAGAACGAAATATCGCATTGGTTCTATTACGAAAACAGTCGTTGCAATATCTATCATGCAACTAAGAGAAAAAGGGAAATTAAATATTGAAGACAATGTAAATAAGTATATTCCATCGTTTCCAGCAGATAAAAACATTACGTTACGAAATTTGTTAACACATACGTCCGGGTTACCAGAACAGGGACAAGGTAGTGTTGATGCAGCGTCACGTTTAAAGTTAGTAACTTGGATCGGAGCGCAAACGTTACAATTTCCTGCAGGAACGGGATGGAGATATACAGATTATAATTATATGGTGCTTGCATATATTGTAGAAAAGATAACAAATGAACCACTTGCTGACTATGTGAAAGAAAATATTTTTACTCCTGTTGGAATGCATGAATCTGGGATGGGTGCCACTTTCCCAGGAGATATGTTTTTAGCAGAAGGATATACGAAAAAAGATAATGAGTTAGTAGCTACGCCTCGTTTAAGGATGAATTGGTTATATGGTTGTGGTGAAATGTACACTACAGTTGATGATATGAAAAGGTTAGATGAGGCAATTATGGATGGGAAGCTGCTTTCTAAACAAAGTTTATCAGATATGTTTACTGTATCACCCGCTAGAAAGTATGGATTTAGTTTCTATATTTACCCAGATTATTATCATAATCATGGTGTATTAGCTGGTTGGAACACTTTTAATAATTTTAACTGGGATAAAAGAACGTTTGTAATATTATTCTCTAACGTACAAAATGGTATGAATGATACATTTAATCAAGAGTTTAGGAAATTAGCGAATGATTTAATAGAAGGAAAATAA
- a CDS encoding amidohydrolase, translating to MKRKIMIICLILSMIWVSACTPEVGEGENGSSVLPNQLPKNVVFKNGTIYTSNEKQDIVEAVAVKEGKITFVGSNKDVEGFISEDTKVVDLQGRFILPGFVDNHNHIFEAKSPAAGNCSVSPDASLQEQRSYLKVCKKDVKDGDWISGTGFSLEELLKDMDEKSEQQTPLQVLDELFPNNPVLIMERTSHSVWVNSKALELAGINKDTKDPQGGRIIRDPESGEPFGILYDAAGDIVMEKAWNSQPNLFEKNYEGLLDGLDEVAKNGITTVGDGRLYWKRGWLDVWNKVYDEKKLTTRVVLRPWVYPNLNEAEQMEYFKKINRDDVSSRMLINQVKMYSDGISINSTAKILEKYKFEWFKGTPYGLNYIPEEKMKWWLTELNKIGYGALIHTIGDGGVRESLNAIEAAKKEGAKQPYTLTHVEMVEDSDIDRFAKLGISADFQVGHDFAEDPKQSWASTYFSNQQMKRIMPLGRIWKTGANVSLSSDWDVNELNPLVTISNALSIDDKGLSDVYAAIDAYTIKPAKALGLDNITGSIEVGKSADMILLNEDITKMSADKIPNAKVLVTVLQGEVVYHKEK from the coding sequence ATGAAAAGAAAAATCATGATTATTTGTCTGATTCTTAGTATGATATGGGTTTCAGCATGTACTCCTGAAGTAGGAGAAGGCGAGAATGGTAGCTCAGTTCTACCTAATCAGTTGCCCAAAAATGTAGTGTTTAAAAATGGTACAATCTATACTTCTAATGAAAAACAAGACATCGTAGAGGCTGTAGCCGTTAAAGAAGGGAAAATTACATTTGTTGGTTCAAACAAGGATGTAGAGGGATTTATAAGTGAAGATACGAAAGTGGTGGATTTACAAGGACGTTTTATCCTCCCTGGTTTTGTGGACAATCATAATCATATATTTGAAGCGAAATCACCAGCAGCAGGGAATTGTAGTGTCTCACCAGATGCTTCTCTGCAAGAACAACGCTCGTATTTAAAGGTTTGTAAAAAAGATGTTAAAGATGGGGACTGGATAAGCGGAACTGGATTTAGTTTAGAAGAGCTGTTAAAAGATATGGACGAAAAATCAGAACAACAAACTCCATTACAAGTTCTTGATGAGTTATTTCCTAATAATCCAGTGTTAATTATGGAAAGAACCTCTCATTCTGTATGGGTTAATTCAAAGGCACTCGAGTTAGCTGGAATAAATAAAGATACGAAAGATCCGCAAGGCGGAAGAATTATTCGAGATCCTGAATCAGGAGAACCATTTGGTATTCTTTATGATGCAGCAGGGGATATCGTGATGGAAAAAGCATGGAATTCCCAGCCCAATCTCTTTGAAAAAAATTACGAAGGCTTGTTAGACGGTTTAGATGAGGTTGCCAAGAATGGTATTACTACAGTAGGCGATGGACGTCTCTATTGGAAACGAGGCTGGTTAGATGTTTGGAATAAAGTATATGATGAGAAAAAGCTAACAACGCGAGTAGTACTTCGTCCGTGGGTATATCCGAACTTAAATGAAGCAGAACAAATGGAGTATTTCAAAAAAATTAATCGTGATGATGTATCATCTCGAATGCTTATTAATCAAGTGAAGATGTATAGTGATGGAATTAGCATTAACAGTACAGCTAAAATACTAGAAAAATATAAATTTGAGTGGTTTAAAGGAACGCCGTATGGCTTGAACTATATTCCGGAAGAAAAAATGAAATGGTGGTTAACGGAGCTTAATAAAATTGGTTACGGTGCACTCATTCACACAATTGGCGATGGTGGGGTAAGAGAGAGTTTAAATGCGATTGAAGCAGCGAAAAAAGAAGGCGCAAAGCAGCCGTATACACTTACGCATGTGGAAATGGTAGAAGATAGTGATATAGATCGTTTTGCTAAATTAGGTATTAGCGCTGATTTTCAAGTAGGTCATGATTTTGCAGAAGATCCAAAACAAAGCTGGGCAAGTACGTATTTTTCAAATCAGCAAATGAAACGAATTATGCCGTTAGGGCGGATTTGGAAAACAGGAGCAAACGTATCACTTAGTAGTGATTGGGATGTAAATGAACTCAATCCACTAGTGACGATTTCGAATGCATTAAGCATTGATGACAAGGGTTTGTCTGATGTATACGCAGCTATTGATGCTTATACAATTAAGCCAGCGAAAGCATTAGGGCTTGATAATATAACTGGCTCGATAGAAGTTGGAAAATCAGCTGATATGATATTACTAAATGAAGATATTACTAAAATGAGTGCCGATAAGATTCCAAATGCGAAAGTATTAGTGACGGTTTTACAAGGAGAAGTAGTGTATCACAAGGAGAAATAA
- a CDS encoding agmatine deiminase family protein: MEQQHNGIIFTAIPDESNEYYQPFYEDIIYFNEYLNEKKSFTDQLISLSVEEQDFHTNFFEYDDIWLRDVAPVVTNHLVKFKYRPNYLPDDQGRYLDQQFNKWLKKNDFDYVKSPLILDGGNLIWNKKDTVILTERIFDDNDDWTEEEIIEQLEWDLDVSRVIIIPAEEGDVLAHADGMVKFIDEHTMFISDFLGDHEFRYHVQEIIQEQMPEAKFIVVPSSYTEKGQYDQEIASAKGLYINMLETCDTLYVPKFGLAKDGEVLRYIQQHTEKQVIQIHVGEISTMGGAMNCLTWYCPSHLLPSKMKRLSNQNEGSSIRKIFDWF; the protein is encoded by the coding sequence ATGGAACAACAACATAATGGAATTATTTTTACTGCAATACCAGACGAATCGAATGAATATTATCAACCATTTTATGAAGACATTATTTATTTTAATGAATACTTAAATGAAAAAAAATCATTTACCGATCAACTTATATCTTTATCTGTTGAAGAGCAAGACTTTCATACAAACTTTTTCGAGTATGATGATATTTGGCTAAGAGATGTTGCACCAGTTGTAACGAATCATCTTGTTAAATTTAAATATCGACCAAATTATTTACCAGATGATCAAGGACGATATTTAGATCAACAATTTAATAAATGGTTGAAGAAAAATGACTTTGATTATGTGAAATCACCATTAATATTGGATGGTGGTAATCTTATTTGGAATAAAAAAGATACTGTTATATTAACAGAGCGCATATTTGATGATAACGATGATTGGACAGAAGAGGAAATAATTGAGCAATTAGAGTGGGATTTAGATGTGAGCCGGGTTATTATTATTCCTGCTGAAGAAGGAGATGTACTTGCGCACGCAGACGGAATGGTTAAATTTATTGATGAACACACAATGTTTATTAGTGATTTTTTAGGGGATCATGAATTTAGATATCATGTTCAAGAGATTATTCAAGAGCAAATGCCAGAAGCTAAATTTATAGTCGTTCCTTCGTCATATACAGAGAAAGGGCAATATGATCAAGAAATAGCATCGGCAAAAGGTTTGTATATAAATATGTTAGAAACATGTGATACGCTTTACGTTCCTAAGTTTGGATTAGCTAAAGACGGGGAAGTTTTACGATATATTCAACAGCATACGGAAAAACAAGTTATTCAAATTCATGTAGGAGAAATATCGACTATGGGAGGCGCAATGAATTGTTTAACGTGGTATTGTCCGAGTCATTTGTTACCTTCAAAAATGAAAAGATTGAGCAATCAGAATGAAGGTTCTTCAATTAGAAAAATTTTTGATTGGTTTTAA
- a CDS encoding MerR family transcriptional regulator, with amino-acid sequence MYTITEFSRICKMSTRMLRHYDKEEILKPAYVNPVNGYRYYEQGQLEIALKIKKLREYKFPLPKIKVILQSSDQNSFIKHMQAQIIELSHEVKQNLQVISEMNEMVNMNNGLNIARHRSYDILIGMRNEITVIAQRLQIDIDDMDDYFYDLYENIQKNSFQIVGSPSVVFYDKEYIPNHSDIELRIPVMDDDNKGVLQECEIKKLNQHQIVTTMHYGSYDYIGYAYMALEEWVESNGYIIDSHPYEVYIKGPECDCLVEEYVTQICFLVMKIE; translated from the coding sequence ATGTATACAATTACTGAATTTTCGCGGATTTGTAAAATGAGCACGCGGATGCTAAGGCATTATGACAAAGAGGAGATATTAAAACCAGCATATGTGAATCCGGTAAATGGATATAGATATTATGAGCAAGGGCAGCTAGAAATAGCATTGAAAATTAAAAAGCTAAGGGAGTACAAGTTTCCTTTGCCGAAAATTAAAGTAATTCTCCAGTCATCAGATCAAAATTCATTTATTAAACATATGCAAGCGCAAATTATAGAATTGTCTCATGAGGTGAAACAAAATTTACAGGTTATTTCTGAAATGAATGAAATGGTAAATATGAATAACGGTCTAAATATTGCTCGCCATAGAAGTTACGATATATTAATTGGAATGAGAAATGAAATAACGGTAATTGCTCAAAGATTACAAATAGATATAGATGATATGGATGATTATTTTTATGATTTATATGAAAATATACAAAAAAATAGCTTTCAAATAGTCGGTTCTCCATCCGTAGTTTTTTATGATAAAGAGTATATTCCAAATCACAGTGATATTGAATTAAGAATTCCGGTTATGGATGATGACAATAAAGGTGTATTACAAGAGTGTGAAATAAAAAAGCTAAATCAGCATCAAATTGTTACTACTATGCATTATGGCAGCTATGACTATATAGGTTATGCTTATATGGCATTAGAAGAGTGGGTGGAAAGTAATGGCTATATAATAGATAGTCACCCATATGAAGTTTATATAAAGGGACCTGAATGTGATTGTTTAGTAGAGGAGTATGTTACACAAATTTGTTTTTTAGTTATGAAAATAGAATGA
- the pepF gene encoding oligoendopeptidase F has protein sequence MTELKDRLQVADKEKWDLTDIYHTIDDWESDFHKIEVLTNELHEFNGNIHDGNSLLAYLTKSEEISSIISLMFAYARLQSDLDTRDTDAQSLVDKISQLHVKVSAAKSFFSPFLLSVDENTLHAYIEEAEGLQYYKEDLFELYRYKKHVLNKDQEEILSQMGEALSSPQHTFGMLNNADILFGDVTTDDGEKVNLTRGMYAKLIEDENREKRKEAYKAYYKPYVQLKNSIASTLSAAIKNNVTVSKLRKYPSALEKSLFGDMVPKEVYENLIDTTKKNIQSLHTYNELRKEKLNVDELRQYDLSVDLVKGVKQDIPYDEAFDIMIASLAPLGEEYIETLKSFKDKRYIDVRETPGKRSGAYNFGVYGVHPFILLNHHDDLNSLFTLTHECGHGMHTHYSHGYQPRISAHYTIFVAEVASTVNEVLLIHYLLKEAKETNVRNHLINHFIESFKGTFFTQIMFAEFEKITHEMAEQGKPLNAQVFSEIYEKLFREYNGDSLVFDEEVKYGWSRIPHFYRPFYVYKYATGFASAIQIADKLLSGDSNAQKNYIEFLKGGSSDYPLNLLKKAGVDLTTPEPIESALNRFSSLVEEFSAL, from the coding sequence ATGACTGAACTTAAAGATCGACTACAAGTAGCTGATAAAGAAAAATGGGATTTAACGGATATTTACCATACAATTGACGATTGGGAAAGCGATTTTCATAAAATTGAAGTATTAACGAATGAACTACACGAGTTTAATGGAAATATTCACGATGGCAATAGTTTATTAGCTTATTTAACAAAGAGTGAAGAAATTTCTAGCATAATATCTTTAATGTTCGCTTATGCACGATTACAATCTGATCTTGATACACGCGATACTGACGCTCAATCCCTTGTCGATAAAATATCACAATTACACGTGAAAGTAAGTGCGGCTAAATCTTTCTTTTCCCCATTCTTACTTAGCGTAGATGAAAACACATTACATGCTTACATAGAAGAAGCAGAAGGCTTACAATATTATAAAGAAGACTTATTTGAACTATACCGTTATAAAAAACACGTATTGAATAAGGACCAAGAAGAGATTTTATCACAAATGGGTGAAGCACTTTCCTCCCCGCAGCATACATTTGGCATGTTAAATAATGCAGATATACTATTTGGCGACGTGACTACTGATGATGGAGAGAAAGTAAATTTAACGCGTGGAATGTATGCAAAGTTAATAGAAGATGAGAATCGCGAGAAACGTAAAGAAGCCTATAAAGCTTATTACAAACCATATGTTCAGTTAAAAAACTCTATCGCTTCTACTTTATCCGCAGCTATTAAAAATAATGTTACTGTTTCAAAGCTAAGAAAATATCCATCAGCTTTAGAAAAATCATTATTTGGCGATATGGTTCCGAAAGAAGTATATGAAAATTTAATTGATACGACGAAAAAAAACATTCAATCATTACATACATATAATGAACTTAGAAAAGAAAAATTAAATGTAGATGAACTAAGACAATACGACTTGAGTGTTGATTTAGTAAAAGGTGTAAAGCAAGACATTCCATACGACGAAGCGTTTGACATAATGATCGCGTCACTAGCTCCTTTAGGTGAAGAATATATAGAAACATTAAAAAGCTTTAAAGATAAACGCTATATAGACGTGAGAGAAACACCTGGAAAACGCTCTGGCGCTTATAACTTTGGTGTATACGGTGTTCATCCTTTCATTCTTTTAAATCATCACGATGATTTAAATAGCCTTTTCACTCTAACTCATGAATGTGGCCACGGTATGCATACGCATTACTCACACGGATACCAACCAAGAATTTCTGCACACTATACTATCTTTGTTGCAGAAGTCGCGTCTACAGTAAATGAAGTGTTATTAATTCACTATTTATTAAAAGAAGCAAAAGAAACGAACGTGCGTAATCATTTAATTAACCATTTTATCGAGAGCTTTAAAGGTACTTTCTTTACACAAATCATGTTTGCTGAGTTTGAAAAAATCACACATGAAATGGCCGAGCAAGGTAAACCATTAAACGCCCAAGTCTTTAGTGAAATTTATGAAAAGTTATTTAGAGAATATAACGGTGATTCACTTGTATTTGATGAAGAAGTAAAATACGGCTGGTCTAGAATTCCTCACTTCTATCGTCCATTTTACGTGTACAAATACGCAACTGGATTTGCCTCTGCCATTCAAATTGCCGATAAATTATTAAGCGGCGATTCAAATGCTCAGAAAAACTATATCGAATTCCTTAAAGGTGGAAGCTCTGATTATCCATTAAACCTACTTAAAAAAGCTGGTGTTGATTTAACTACGCCAGAACCGATTGAAAGTGCACTAAATCGTTTTAGCTCACTTGTTGAAGAGTTTTCAGCATTATAA
- the psiE gene encoding phosphate-starvation-inducible protein PsiE produces MLKNFKKVFSLFPIILQYILNVALICLGIVLSVFLMKEVIQFIQELKLNSEESSYHLIDSIVVFFLYFEFIVMIIKYFQMNFHFPLRYFIYIGITAIVRLIIIDHDSPIDSLLYACAILVLISALFIANSKIMRRDLEE; encoded by the coding sequence GTGTTAAAGAATTTTAAAAAAGTTTTTTCGTTGTTCCCTATCATTCTACAGTACATTTTAAATGTTGCTTTGATTTGCTTAGGGATTGTTCTAAGTGTGTTTCTGATGAAAGAAGTTATTCAATTTATACAAGAACTTAAATTAAATAGTGAGGAATCTAGTTATCATTTGATTGATAGTATCGTCGTATTCTTTTTATATTTTGAATTCATCGTAATGATTATAAAGTACTTTCAAATGAATTTTCATTTTCCATTACGTTATTTTATATATATAGGTATAACTGCTATCGTTCGTTTAATTATTATAGATCACGATAGTCCAATTGATTCATTGTTATATGCTTGCGCGATTCTTGTATTAATTAGTGCTTTATTCATTGCAAATTCTAAAATAATGCGTCGTGATTTAGAAGAGTGA